A part of Primulina eburnea isolate SZY01 chromosome 10, ASM2296580v1, whole genome shotgun sequence genomic DNA contains:
- the LOC140802939 gene encoding LOW QUALITY PROTEIN: BTB/POZ domain and ankyrin repeat-containing protein NBCL-like (The sequence of the model RefSeq protein was modified relative to this genomic sequence to represent the inferred CDS: deleted 1 base in 1 codon) produces MTPEDSLRSLSLDYLNLLINGQAFSDVTFSVEGRLVHAHRCILAARSLFFRKFFCGPDSQTGLDPIRMGPGSGSPRGPSIHVIPVNSVGYEVFLLMLQFLYSGQVSIVPQKHEPRPNCGERGCWHTHCTSAVDLALDTLAAARSFGVEQLALLTQKQLTIMVGKASIEDVMKVLIASRKQEMHQLWTTCSHLVANSGLPPEILGKHLSVDVVAKIEELRLKSSLARRSLIPHHHPHHHDLGGGAADLEEQKIRRMRRALDSSDVELVKLMVMGEGLNLDEALALHYAVENCSREVVKALLELGAADVNYPAGPAGKTPLHVAAEMVSPDMVAVLLDHHADPNVRTVDGITPLDVLRTLTSDFLFKGAVPGLAHIEPNKLRLCLELVQSAAMVISREEGNGNAPPSTATASIYPPMGDEHASSASSGGAANMSVAGSGLNLDSRIVYLNLGAQMGVGKLSEGEESSSHRVGMNRMYHHQHQHHHHSHDQY; encoded by the exons ATGACCCCCGAAGACTCCTTAAGATCTCTGTCCCTAGACTACCTGAATCTGCTGATCAACGGCCAGGCTTTCAGCGATGTAACTTTCAGCGTAGAGGGTCGTTTAGTCCATGCGCACAGGTGCATCTTAGCAGCCAGGAGCTTGTTTTTCAGGAAATTCTTTTGCGGGCCAGACTCCCAGACGGGCTTAGACCCGATAAGGATGGGCCCGGGAAGTGGGTCGCCTAGAGGGCCTAGTATTCATGTGATACCAGTGAACTCAGTTGGCTATGAAGTTTTCTTGCTGATGCTTCAGTTCTTGTACAGTGGGCAAGTCTCGATTGTTCCTCAGAAACATGAGCCGAGGCCTAATTGTGGGGAGAGGGGTTGCTGGCATACGCATTGCACCTCCGCCGTTGATCTTGCCCTTGACACTCTCGCAGCCGCTAGATCTTTTGGTGTGGAACAGCTTGCTTTGCTCACTCAG AAACAGTTGACAATCATGGTGGGGAAGGCATCCATTGAAGACGTAATGAAAGTGTTAATTGCTTCAAGAAAACAAGAAATGCATCAACTTTGGACTACTTGCTCGCATTTAGTGGCAAATTCAGGCCTCCCTCCGGAAATCTTAGGTAAACATCTCTCAGTCGATGTTGTGGCCAAGATCGAAGAGCTTCGCCTTAAATCCTCCCTTGCCCGCCGTTCTCTAATACCCCATCACCACCCGCACCACCACGACCTCGGTGGCGGAGCTGCCGACCTCGAGGAGCAAAAAATAAGACGAATGCGCCGGGCCCTTGACTCCTCCGACGTGGAACTTGTTAAACTTATGGTAATGGGAGAAGGTCTCAATCTCGACGAAGCATTAGCTTTGCATTACGCAGTTGAGAATTGCAGCAGAGAAGTAGTGAAAGCTTTACTCGAACTCGGTGCAGCCGATGTAAACTATCCCGCTGGTCCAGCCGGGAAAACCCCACTTCATGTCGCCGCAGAAATGGTTTCGCCGGACATGGTGGCGGTGCTCCTGGACCACCATGCGGATCCCAATGTCCGAACTGTAGACGGGATTACTCCGTTAGATGTGCTTCGAACCCTAACGTCTGATTTCTTGTTTAAAGGAGCTGTCCCAGGGCTAGCGCACATCGAGCCGAATAAGTTACGGCTGTGTCTCGAACTAGTACAATCAGCTGCAATGGTGATTTCGAGAGAAGAAGGGAATGGAAACGCGCCACCTTCAACAGCCACCGCCTCCATATATCCACCGATGGGTGACGAACATGCCAGTAGTGCAAGCAGCGGCGGCGCGGCCAACATGTCAGTGGCGGGAAGCGGCCTGAATCTCGATTCAAGAATAGTCTATCTAAATCTTGGAGCCCAAATGGGTGTCGGAAAATTGAGCGAAGGAGAAGAAAGCAGCAGCCACAGAGTAGGC ATGAATCGAATGTATCACCACCAACACCAACACCATCATCACTCCCACGATCAGTATTAA
- the LOC140802940 gene encoding uncharacterized protein At5g39865-like: protein MGCTASCPSNFVTQSKNPSSNCSPTHWNSQSVSPYHSFSEPSATPVSRTLSLPTPLIHHPPLREGDSNHFVSLTSTTYGSLVLINPPDPIFKGQDFDHPVVPTKKVQDFGNSEDPLSPDSVINTWELMEGLDEEEFDFHMVGYPINPGKAEVDDTEILSSYEFVEEPKYKPLWKHLSDESLLSKIESDDGLSSCGNGMSKPEKVDSLVSDESCDLSGPEDRIVLYYTSLRGIRKTYEDCCMVRAILSGFRVCVDERDISMDCSYRKELQDALKGKAVVGLPQVFVKGDHIGGAEEIKQLNETGELAKLLKGFPVMNWGLVCESCGDVRFVPCSNCNGSRKVYDDEEGSLSRCPECNENGLTRCPFCCL from the coding sequence ATGGGCTGCACAGCTTCTTGTCCAAGTAATTTCGTAACTCAAAGCAAGAATCCCTCCTCCAATTGTTCTCCAACTCATTGGAATTCGCAGTCTGTTTCTCCTTATCACTCATTTTCGGAGCCTTCTGCTACTCCTGTTTCGAGGACCCTATCTCTTCCCACCCCTTTAATCCATCATCCACCCTTGAGGGAAGGAGATTCCAATCACTTTGTTTCACTCACCTCCACTACTTATGGATCTCTGGTGCTCATTAACCCGCCGGACCCCATTTTCAAAGGCCAAGATTTTGATCATCCAGTGGTCCCGACCAAAAAGGTTCAAGATTTTGGAAATTCTGAGGACCCTCTTTCTCCAGATTCGGTTATCAATACGTGGGAGCTAATGGAAGGCCTTGATGAAGAGGAGTTTGATTTTCACATGGTGGGCTACCCCATAAATCCAGGTAAAGCAGAGGTGGATGACACTGAAATATTGAGTTCCTATGAATTTGTTGAGGAACCGAAATATAAGCCTTTGTGGAAGCATTTATCCGATGAATCATTGCTGTCAAAAATCGAGTCTGATGATGGATTATCCAGTTGTGGAAATGGCATGTCAAAGCCAGAAAAGGTTGACTCTTTAGTTAGTGATGAATCTTGTGATTTATCTGGTCCCGAGGACAGGATTGTGTTGTATTATACTAGCTTGAGGGGCATTAGGAAGACTTATGAGGATTGTTGTATGGTTCGAGCGATCTTGAGTGGCTTTCGAGTGTGTGTAGATGAAAGGGATATTTCGATGGATTGTTCATATAGGAAGGAGTTGCAGGACGCATTGAAAGGGAAGGCGGTGGTGGGATTGCCACAAGTATTTGTTAAAGGGGATCACATTGGCGGGGCTGAGGAGATTAAGCAGCTCAATGAAACGGGAGAATTGGCTAAGCTTTTGAAAGGTTTTCCAGTTATGAATTGGGGTCTTGTGTGCGAGAGTTGTGGGGATGTGAGGTTTGTGCCTTGCTCGAATTGCAACGGGAGCCGGAAGGTTTATGATGATGAAGAAGGGAGTTTGAGTAGGTGCCCCGAGTGCAATGAGAATGGATTGACTCGGTGCCCGTTTTGTTGCCTTTGA
- the LOC140802941 gene encoding uncharacterized protein isoform X1, with product MSNGDVRRVSVQDIQLVRFYTLVQNLIERCLQLYMSQGEVVSTLLQQAKIEPGFTELVWQKLEAENQDFFKAYHMRLIIKDQILQFNQLLERQVELMRQICSTGATFIPPSNGSHIQSTYQAPRPTGLSIKPENMLQAMSVVPNAYTNGAHSMQQRMQVAVNMMGDTGRIDVPSNTMSVQGSNTLMRGMNGGIIKSEVGYGGDSPYMFGSESNLLESRNVIGEGSVPHFDGVEPSSHTLNETILDPEMNTFGFLGQIPRNFSLSDLTADFSNSTDILENYSKSPFLGTDANFMGPRLRDDQQADIRRLDTISEGLSYQDFGGE from the exons ATGTCAAATGGAGATGTTAGAAGAGTCTCAGTACAGGATATACAGCTTGTAAGGTTCTATACATTG gttcaaaatctcatagaaAGGTGTCTTCAGCTTTACATGAGTCAGGGTGAAGTTGTGAGTACCCTATTACAGCAGGCAAAAATTGAGCCCGGCTTCACTGAACTTG TGTGGCAGAAACTTGAAGCAGAAAATCAGGATTTTTTCAAGGCATATCATATGAGGCTGATAATTAAGGACCAGATATTACAATTCAATCAACTGCTGGAAAGACAAGTTGAACTAATGCGCCAAATATGTTCAACCGGAGCAACTTTTATTCCTCCGTCAAATGGATCTCATATTCAATCAA CATACCAAGCCCCACGACCTACTGGATTATCTATAAAGCCAGAAAACATGCTCCAAGCAATGAGTGTCGTACCTAATGCTTACACTAATGGGGCACATTCCATGCAACAACGCATGCAAGTTGCTGTCAACATGATGGGTGATACTGGAAGGATTGATGTGCCATCAAACACGATGTCAGTTCAGGGTTCAAACACGTTAATGCGAGGCATGAATGGGGGGATAATCAAATCAGAAGTTGGCTATGGAGGTGATTCCCCATATATGTTTGGTTCAGAGAGCAATCTTCTTGAATCTCGTAATGTGATAGGAGAAGGATCTGTGCCTCACTTTGATGGTGTAGAACCCAGTTCACACACTCTGAATGAGACTATATTAGACCCAGAGATGAATACATTTGGATTCTTGGGGCAAATCCCCCGGAACTTCAGTTTATCGGACCTGACAGCTGATTTTTCTAACAGTACGG ATATACTGGAGAACTATTCGAAATCTCCATTCCTGGGAACCGATGCAAATTTCATGGGCCCTCGTCTCAGGGATGACCAGCAAG CGGACATAAGGAGGTTGGACACTATATCAGAGGGTTTAAGCTACCAAGATTTTGGCGGTGAATGA
- the LOC140802941 gene encoding uncharacterized protein isoform X3 — protein MSNGDVRRVSVQDIQLVQNLIERCLQLYMSQGEVVSTLLQQAKIEPGFTELVWQKLEAENQDFFKAYHMRLIIKDQILQFNQLLERQVELMRQICSTGATFIPPSNGSHIQSTYQAPRPTGLSIKPENMLQAMSVVPNAYTNGAHSMQQRMQVAVNMMGDTGRIDVPSNTMSVQGSNTLMRGMNGGIIKSEVGYGGDSPYMFGSESNLLESRNVIGEGSVPHFDGVEPSSHTLNETILDPEMNTFGFLGQIPRNFSLSDLTADFSNSTDILENYSKSPFLGTDANFMGPRLRDDQQADIRRLDTISEGLSYQDFGGE, from the exons ATGTCAAATGGAGATGTTAGAAGAGTCTCAGTACAGGATATACAGCTT gttcaaaatctcatagaaAGGTGTCTTCAGCTTTACATGAGTCAGGGTGAAGTTGTGAGTACCCTATTACAGCAGGCAAAAATTGAGCCCGGCTTCACTGAACTTG TGTGGCAGAAACTTGAAGCAGAAAATCAGGATTTTTTCAAGGCATATCATATGAGGCTGATAATTAAGGACCAGATATTACAATTCAATCAACTGCTGGAAAGACAAGTTGAACTAATGCGCCAAATATGTTCAACCGGAGCAACTTTTATTCCTCCGTCAAATGGATCTCATATTCAATCAA CATACCAAGCCCCACGACCTACTGGATTATCTATAAAGCCAGAAAACATGCTCCAAGCAATGAGTGTCGTACCTAATGCTTACACTAATGGGGCACATTCCATGCAACAACGCATGCAAGTTGCTGTCAACATGATGGGTGATACTGGAAGGATTGATGTGCCATCAAACACGATGTCAGTTCAGGGTTCAAACACGTTAATGCGAGGCATGAATGGGGGGATAATCAAATCAGAAGTTGGCTATGGAGGTGATTCCCCATATATGTTTGGTTCAGAGAGCAATCTTCTTGAATCTCGTAATGTGATAGGAGAAGGATCTGTGCCTCACTTTGATGGTGTAGAACCCAGTTCACACACTCTGAATGAGACTATATTAGACCCAGAGATGAATACATTTGGATTCTTGGGGCAAATCCCCCGGAACTTCAGTTTATCGGACCTGACAGCTGATTTTTCTAACAGTACGG ATATACTGGAGAACTATTCGAAATCTCCATTCCTGGGAACCGATGCAAATTTCATGGGCCCTCGTCTCAGGGATGACCAGCAAG CGGACATAAGGAGGTTGGACACTATATCAGAGGGTTTAAGCTACCAAGATTTTGGCGGTGAATGA
- the LOC140802941 gene encoding uncharacterized protein isoform X2, protein MSNGDVRRVSVQDIQLVRFYTLVQNLIERCLQLYMSQGEVVSTLLQQAKIEPGFTELVWQKLEAENQDFFKAYHMRLIIKDQILQFNQLLERQVELMRQICSTGATFIPPSNGSHIQSTYQAPRPTGLSIKPENMLQAMSVVPNAYTNGAHSMQQRMQVAVNMMGDTGRIDVPSNTMSVQGSNTLMRGMNGGIIKSEVGYGGDSPYMFGSESNLLESRNVIGEGSVPHFDGVEPSSHTLNETILDPEMNTFGFLGQIPRNFSLSDLTADFSNSTDILENYSKSPFLGTDANFMGPRLRDDQQDIRRLDTISEGLSYQDFGGE, encoded by the exons ATGTCAAATGGAGATGTTAGAAGAGTCTCAGTACAGGATATACAGCTTGTAAGGTTCTATACATTG gttcaaaatctcatagaaAGGTGTCTTCAGCTTTACATGAGTCAGGGTGAAGTTGTGAGTACCCTATTACAGCAGGCAAAAATTGAGCCCGGCTTCACTGAACTTG TGTGGCAGAAACTTGAAGCAGAAAATCAGGATTTTTTCAAGGCATATCATATGAGGCTGATAATTAAGGACCAGATATTACAATTCAATCAACTGCTGGAAAGACAAGTTGAACTAATGCGCCAAATATGTTCAACCGGAGCAACTTTTATTCCTCCGTCAAATGGATCTCATATTCAATCAA CATACCAAGCCCCACGACCTACTGGATTATCTATAAAGCCAGAAAACATGCTCCAAGCAATGAGTGTCGTACCTAATGCTTACACTAATGGGGCACATTCCATGCAACAACGCATGCAAGTTGCTGTCAACATGATGGGTGATACTGGAAGGATTGATGTGCCATCAAACACGATGTCAGTTCAGGGTTCAAACACGTTAATGCGAGGCATGAATGGGGGGATAATCAAATCAGAAGTTGGCTATGGAGGTGATTCCCCATATATGTTTGGTTCAGAGAGCAATCTTCTTGAATCTCGTAATGTGATAGGAGAAGGATCTGTGCCTCACTTTGATGGTGTAGAACCCAGTTCACACACTCTGAATGAGACTATATTAGACCCAGAGATGAATACATTTGGATTCTTGGGGCAAATCCCCCGGAACTTCAGTTTATCGGACCTGACAGCTGATTTTTCTAACAGTACGG ATATACTGGAGAACTATTCGAAATCTCCATTCCTGGGAACCGATGCAAATTTCATGGGCCCTCGTCTCAGGGATGACCAGCAAG ACATAAGGAGGTTGGACACTATATCAGAGGGTTTAAGCTACCAAGATTTTGGCGGTGAATGA
- the LOC140803800 gene encoding uncharacterized protein: MSRDLDVSSEESVNSTYKAVFPSVIEISPSDDEAEIEIIVISSDDEQDLKSHEDVSFGFPSPTPPATGNLEEIVEPTAGNGLLSANMNGDSTSLQQKGMKPKMDTELDGQKVNTNADNDGANEHVVPALVGRESVEIKCYKGPKSALNCTG; encoded by the coding sequence ATGTCTCGAGATTTAGATGTCTCATCTGAGGAGTCCGTGAATAGCACATACAAAGCTGTATTCCCAAGTGTTATCGAGATTTCACCAAGTGATGATGAAGCTGAAATAGAGATCATAGTAATTTCTTCGGACGATGAGCAGGATCTCAAAAGCCATGAAGATGTCAGCTTCGGCTTCCCATCACCTACGCCTCCAGCAACAGGTAATCTTGAAGAAATTGTTGAGCCTACTGCTGGTAATGGACTACTCTCTGCCAACATGAATGGAGATTCAACATCACTACAACAGAAGGGTATGAAGCCTAAGATGGATACTGAGCTTGACGGGCAGAAAGTGAATACAAACGCGGATAATGATGGTGCAAATGAGCACGTTGTACCGGCACTGGTTGGAAGGGAGTCGGTGGAAATCAAGTGCTACAAAGGGCCGAAAAGTGCTCTCAACTGCACTGGCTGA